The following are encoded together in the Candidatus Tectomicrobia bacterium genome:
- a CDS encoding UvrD-helicase domain-containing protein gives MSRRKPLADQEARDLAVTWTEGPVLVEAGAGTGKTRLLVDRVVHLVESGGARLDAIAAITFTLKAAAELRERVRKGLRDRLGGARDPGARERLRAALEGIDQAQISTIHGFALRLLRERALEAGLAPGAGEVDIVAHEALRDRLWQEWLAERFTRGDEGIEAFLSLGLSLGHLTALRDSLLELPELREGFPRARDLSSGELMERVRACHARWAALADAECLDRSDKAYAEVARVAEWMGALPRASAPDLLRSLWRPSLRLNKKVGSPKRWSGGIKPFRDGYDAFLREACAEAGQEILAGAIASLRDFAGRLGRAAAEEGLLTYQDILHRAVRLVRGSAGARGEFRRRWAHFLVDEFQDTDPLQVELVFLLASGEPCPEDWRGARLAGGGLFLVGDPKQAIYRFRRADIAVYEEAKRIVERSGGKVLAITQNFRSAPGVIQVVNGIFGRLIAKDGDFQAAYIPLEADREEEGPRVLLLAPKDADAKEAQGEEDEAERSSGEEGEAPEAGKPDGAEARRKKEAALLASAVRRLVEDERPEIPAPGGGRRPLGYGDVALLFRARTGYAEYEEAFRAAGVPVVSEGGRGFYDRAEVAAAAAVLRAVLRPADKLALAAALRSPLYGFADTDLARAFMPGLSPSPGWAAAAKEIGELHALRGGMSARALLGEIFRRTRAFELFLSTFQGEQRAANLLKLLDLAFEYEGGGARAAEEFSAFLDAQVALGKKAREPEAEAGGAGAEAVRFMSMHSAKGLEFPVVALADLGGREGFRKRVWLADRSENRVEIGFYEKNGKENIWSVESLGFARAEERERRFWEAEQVRLLYVAATRARDYLMLPLFSDRNDAWALMAKGGVTIEALRKGGFGPVRLLEMETPRAEEPESYFRLPPSAFEPDERKIDEGRRMQAELEGRLAELKAPPAWRPPLAPSRLAEHEEGSRESERYAGADGTGRERSLAFGALAHALLAGVGSIPPGEWEAQARALAREKGLDEAAAREALELIRKGAAGRLLQRAAAAPRAWREFSFFARVEGRLVRGFADLVFEEGEGLVIGDFKTDDAKAGDVPARAARYAPQGAAYALCLEAASGKKVKEVVFSFLRPGAEHAFPVDEAFRERGRRAVREDGQGTPADIC, from the coding sequence ATGAGCCGGCGCAAGCCCCTCGCCGATCAGGAGGCGCGCGATCTCGCCGTCACCTGGACGGAGGGCCCCGTCCTCGTCGAGGCGGGGGCGGGCACGGGCAAGACGCGCCTCCTGGTGGACCGGGTGGTCCACCTCGTCGAGAGCGGGGGTGCGCGGCTCGACGCCATCGCCGCCATCACCTTCACCCTCAAGGCCGCGGCCGAGCTGAGGGAGCGGGTCCGCAAGGGGCTGCGGGATCGGCTGGGCGGGGCGCGGGACCCGGGCGCGCGGGAGCGCCTGCGGGCGGCGCTCGAGGGGATCGATCAGGCCCAGATCTCCACCATCCACGGCTTCGCCCTGCGCCTGCTGCGCGAGAGGGCACTGGAGGCCGGCCTCGCCCCCGGCGCGGGGGAGGTGGATATCGTCGCCCACGAGGCGCTGCGGGACCGCCTCTGGCAGGAGTGGCTCGCGGAGCGCTTCACCCGGGGGGACGAGGGGATCGAGGCCTTCCTCTCGCTCGGCCTCTCCCTCGGCCACCTCACCGCGCTGCGCGACAGCCTCCTGGAGCTCCCCGAGCTCCGGGAGGGCTTCCCCCGGGCGCGGGACCTCTCGTCCGGAGAGCTCATGGAGAGGGTGCGCGCCTGCCACGCCCGCTGGGCGGCCCTCGCGGACGCGGAGTGCCTCGACCGCTCCGACAAGGCCTACGCCGAGGTGGCGCGGGTCGCGGAGTGGATGGGCGCCCTGCCGCGCGCCTCCGCGCCCGATCTCCTCCGCTCGCTCTGGCGGCCCTCGCTCAGGCTCAACAAGAAAGTCGGCAGCCCCAAGCGGTGGAGCGGAGGCATCAAGCCCTTCCGCGACGGCTACGACGCCTTCCTGCGGGAGGCCTGCGCCGAGGCGGGGCAGGAGATCCTGGCCGGGGCGATCGCCTCCCTGCGCGACTTCGCCGGGCGCCTCGGGCGCGCGGCGGCGGAGGAGGGGCTGCTCACCTACCAGGACATCCTCCACCGCGCCGTCCGGCTCGTGCGCGGGAGCGCCGGGGCGCGCGGGGAATTCCGGCGTCGCTGGGCGCACTTCCTGGTGGACGAGTTCCAGGACACCGACCCCCTCCAGGTGGAGCTGGTCTTCCTGCTGGCCTCGGGCGAGCCCTGCCCGGAGGACTGGCGCGGGGCGAGGCTCGCGGGGGGCGGCCTCTTCCTCGTCGGGGACCCCAAGCAGGCCATCTACCGCTTCCGCCGGGCCGACATCGCCGTCTACGAGGAGGCGAAGAGGATCGTCGAGCGCAGCGGGGGGAAGGTCCTCGCCATCACCCAGAACTTCCGCAGCGCGCCGGGCGTCATCCAAGTGGTGAACGGGATCTTCGGGCGGCTCATCGCCAAGGACGGGGACTTCCAGGCGGCGTACATCCCGCTCGAGGCGGACCGGGAGGAGGAGGGCCCGCGCGTCCTGCTCCTGGCGCCCAAGGATGCGGACGCGAAGGAAGCGCAGGGAGAGGAGGACGAGGCGGAGCGTTCTTCCGGCGAAGAGGGCGAGGCGCCGGAGGCCGGGAAGCCGGACGGCGCCGAGGCGCGCCGCAAGAAAGAGGCCGCTCTCCTCGCCTCCGCCGTGAGGCGGCTCGTCGAGGACGAGCGGCCCGAGATCCCCGCGCCGGGCGGGGGGCGGCGGCCTCTGGGCTACGGGGACGTGGCTCTCCTCTTCCGGGCGCGGACGGGCTACGCCGAGTACGAGGAGGCCTTCCGGGCGGCGGGGGTGCCGGTCGTCTCGGAGGGCGGGCGGGGCTTCTACGACCGGGCCGAGGTGGCCGCGGCGGCGGCCGTGCTGCGGGCCGTCCTGCGCCCCGCCGACAAGCTCGCTCTCGCGGCGGCGCTGCGCTCGCCTCTTTACGGCTTCGCGGACACCGACCTGGCGCGCGCTTTCATGCCGGGCCTCTCGCCCTCGCCCGGGTGGGCGGCGGCGGCGAAGGAGATCGGGGAGCTCCACGCCCTGCGCGGCGGGATGAGCGCCCGCGCCCTCCTGGGCGAGATCTTCCGGCGCACCCGGGCCTTCGAGCTCTTCCTCTCCACCTTCCAGGGGGAGCAGCGGGCGGCCAACCTCCTCAAGCTCCTGGACCTGGCCTTCGAGTATGAGGGGGGAGGGGCGCGCGCGGCGGAGGAGTTCAGCGCCTTCCTGGACGCCCAGGTGGCGCTCGGGAAGAAGGCCCGGGAGCCCGAGGCGGAGGCCGGGGGCGCCGGGGCGGAGGCCGTCCGCTTCATGAGCATGCACTCGGCCAAGGGCCTGGAGTTCCCCGTCGTGGCCCTGGCGGACCTGGGGGGGCGGGAGGGGTTCCGGAAGCGGGTCTGGCTCGCCGACCGGAGCGAGAACCGGGTCGAGATCGGGTTCTACGAGAAGAACGGGAAGGAGAATATCTGGTCCGTGGAGAGCCTGGGGTTCGCCCGGGCGGAGGAGCGGGAGCGGCGCTTCTGGGAGGCCGAGCAGGTCCGCCTGCTCTACGTTGCCGCCACGCGGGCGCGGGATTACCTGATGCTTCCCCTCTTTTCGGACAGGAACGACGCCTGGGCGCTCATGGCGAAGGGCGGGGTGACGATCGAGGCGCTGCGGAAGGGAGGCTTCGGGCCGGTGCGCCTGCTGGAGATGGAGACTCCCCGGGCGGAAGAGCCGGAGAGCTACTTCCGCCTGCCGCCCTCCGCCTTCGAGCCGGACGAGCGGAAGATTGACGAGGGGCGCCGCATGCAGGCGGAGCTGGAGGGGCGCCTGGCGGAGCTGAAGGCGCCTCCCGCCTGGCGGCCCCCGCTCGCCCCCAGCCGCCTGGCGGAGCACGAGGAGGGCTCCCGGGAGAGCGAGCGCTACGCCGGGGCGGACGGGACCGGCCGCGAGCGGAGCCTCGCCTTCGGCGCCCTCGCGCATGCCCTCCTGGCCGGGGTTGGCTCCATCCCGCCCGGTGAGTGGGAGGCACAGGCCCGCGCCCTGGCCCGCGAGAAGGGACTGGACGAGGCGGCGGCGCGGGAGGCCCTGGAGCTGATCCGCAAGGGGGCGGCGGGAAGGCTGCTCCAGCGGGCGGCGGCCGCCCCGCGCGCGTGGCGGGAGTTCTCGTTTTTCGCCCGGGTGGAGGGCCGGCTGGTCCGGGGCTTCGCCGACCTCGTGTTCGAGGAGGGGGAGGGGCTCGTGATCGGGGACTTCAAGACGGACGACGCGAAGGCCGGGGATGTTCCCGCGCGCGCCGCCCGCTACGCCCCCCAGGGCGCGGCCTACGCGCTGTGCCTGGAGGCGGCCTCGGGGAAGAAGGTGAAGGAGGTGGTCTTCTCCTTCCTGCGGCCCGGGGCGGAGCACGCCTTCCCGGTGGACGAGGCGTTCCGGGAGCGGGGGCGCCGGGCCGTCCGGGAGGACGGGCAGGGGACGCCAGCCGATATCTGCTAA